Genomic segment of Molothrus aeneus isolate 106 chromosome 3, BPBGC_Maene_1.0, whole genome shotgun sequence:
AATTAACAATTCCTATTCAATGTTAAATACATGTTCTTGCTTCACAGTAAAGCTCCCACACAGAGAGATCCAAAAGCTCAGCACCAAACCTCCAATTGTCTCTTGTGTTCACTTGTTACAATTTAACATACAGTAAGAGCACCCCTTCAAAAGCAATTGAATGTCAGTGTGAACAGACATCAGTTTTGCGAACATTTACAACCAAGAAATCACATCCCCCACTCTTCCACCTCCAGCTTACTACAGCCTACTTGTAAATTTATTGGGCTCTCAGCCTTTTTGGtaaaattgttttcaaaactAAACTGTGTGAATTGATGGCTGAAATAAACATATTCCTTGGGAGAAAAAAGTTAACTTGGGCCACTTCACTAATCTGTTTGCTCCTACAGCTTCTCAGTCAAAACACCTCTTAAGAGGCGGCATACTGTGGGATGGCACCAGAAAAGCAGGTAGATGCAAAAACTGGATTTGGTGCTGAAGCTGCACCCTTCAAATGTTTTATGTAACTCACTGAACATAGGTTGGTTTCAATCAGGTTTTAAGAATTGATGATGAACACTGCAATGCAGAAGTGTTCTTTGGCACTCTACTAGACAGATAAAAGCATTCTGAATGCCAATGGGAGCTCCAAGGTAGTTGGAATACTAAACTTATATACCAACACAGCACAATCTAGAATCCTTTTATTTTCGGTGTTCGAAGTTCAGATGACTGATGTTAATTTGAAGTCCCAGGAGCATGTCTGGTGGCAGCTGCAGTTACCATCCACCCTGCAGTTCCCTGCCACCCTTCTCTTCCATGACACCTCACACTACAACTGCATAGCATCTCACATGGAATGCAAGAACCCAAATGGAGATCCAAGTACACCggacaaagaaaaacaaaattcgCTGAACTCATGGAATTGTActggcacagcaggcagcagaaacaAGTGGGTGACAGGTATGTGCAGTTGGGGGTGTTTACCACTTACTGAACACATGAAGACAGCAACCCTCAGAGAGGCAGAATCACAGCAGCACCTTGAATTGTCACCTAGGATACTACTAGCCATAAAGAACGTAAAAATTTCAGGACCACCTCAAACAAGTTAAGCTGCTGAAAGTGAAAGAACATCTAGGAGATAACACACAgttttaaaagttgtttttaattttcaaaaggtGTAACAAATAATATGTTTGCTTACAATCATTGCCTGATTTGCCTTTTCCACAATTAGCACTGATACCACATACTTATAACGGTCATAGTCCAATTCCTTCACAgcatttaatatttcttctgaGATTGAAGCACACAGGAAGGGACTAGAAGCTCCATCGTATGTGGCTTCTTGTAGTTTATTCTATCAAAAACAATTTTGAAAGATCTTAGTTTTCATCCTAGTAGTCTTTTGCAAAAAACACCCTTTACAGTCATTTTCATTACAAGAACATGAGAAGAACTAGTGAGTTGAATAGTCAGTACAGATGATGGTCTCAAACAGCAAAGGATGCACTACTTTTACTCTGAAatgttttatctgtttttttaaaggtgACACACATGCCCAGCCAATCTCCATTTAACAATCAGGAGAGTACTCTTCATTATTTGGCCTCAGTTCACTGGAAAACAGTGCTACAAGTATCTGTTCCAAATACCCAAGATATGTCTTCCAGACAGCAGAATTAAAAAGATCTGGTTACTGTTCAAAATACCACTAACACCTGTGGATTATCTCAACAAATTGTTTTCTATTTGCTCCATTTGTGTATGTACCAATCTGACTGTCAAGGATACCAAGTAATTTTATGCAGGTCCTGTGATATTAGCAGAATTAATAGAAATCCACAAATTTGATGTCATGATCCTTTGCTAACTGGACATTTTGTGAATTATGGTACTTTGAACTGTGCTGTAGCtcaatttgattttaaaaaatgcaagaatTTACGAAGCTTCAGCTCCACCTAAACAGCACACGCTCAGCAGTGACCTCACAGAGGCCCTTCTGCACTTTGCAAAACGGAATACATTCACATTACATCCATGTGCCAAAACTCAAAAGACTGCAGAGATTTATGTGTGTTTAAGTTTATGCAATATTCACTGTTctgcaaatatttctgcaagACAAGCTGCTTTTGCAATGAGACAAGTAATTTAAATAATACTATACCGTTAGTATCGCTTGAGCTTTGTCTTGTAATAAGCCATCCTGAACTTTAGTGCGTGGCTCCAGTCTGTACGTGTTACGGCTTTTTGACTTTGCCTTTCCTTCTGTTGGAGCTGTGCCTGAAGCatcctgtggtttttttccttttgactgtacaaaataataagaaaaaatccACATCACATGCCATTACTTTAGAGTTTAAAGATTCTAAATAATACTTAATGGTGTacagataagagaaaaaaaaatccccaacaattAATCTAGGAATATGTtaacaaaaaccacagaaagcTAGAAGCTGGTTATCATCTTCTGGCTGTTTTAACTACTGTTTTGCCTGAAACAGGAGAAGTGGTTGACTTTGACtcaattttaaattcttttaactGCATTAACTATGCATTTAAACTCATCAATCAGATACACCATATTACCACCCTGAATCCACtcccttttccaaggaaaaatacACAGATATAAATGTACCCATCCAAGACTGTTAGCCACAAGTTCAAGTTTCTCATTCAAATAGCCTACACAATACCCAAAATACAGACTTGGTTCATTTACTACTTCATTTTGCTTGTCCTTATTCCTTGTTACTAAAATAGTAGCTTATGTAATGATGATTTAACttgctcattaaaaaaaaaataataaaggaaaaagtaagCTCCAGTGTGCAAAGCTTTGTAATTTTGCTTGGAACTGAAAACAAGATCTCTGAAGATCACGTTTTCTCCCCATTCAGCTATGTACTCTGTATCTTCAAGACACATAACAAAACTTGTCCCTCTATGAATGCAAGAATTAAGTCTGATGTTGCAAAAAAATGTTACCTGCTGCCACCACGGTGGCTTAAAATAGAACTGTAAAATAGTAACaaagacagagacagaaaagcaCAAGAAACGATGAGATCATAACAAATGCCACAGGCAATGGTCTTCCATACCAGCTACTTCCTAACAAACCACTTCCAAGTTTCACTGACTCTTCAGTCTCAGCTCCACTTCCTGACTACTGCTAGAACCTAACATTGAGAGAAAATCATCAATTCCTTaccaggagagcagaaaagaactCAAAGGTGAAATAACATCACAATGCAAGGCTTATGCTAAGaagtactgaaaaaaaagtcatttaagGATAATATAAAAGTCTAATGAGAATTATTTTAGAAGATGCGCTACTCAAGGGCTCACAACTCTTTCCATCTGAGGAGTTTTAAGAATCAGGGAAGAAATGCAGTTTCTTCTCTATGAAATCGCTTGCACATTCATTCTGTCAACAACTGCGGACATTACCTAAAAGTGTCCTCTAGTTCCAAAGCAGTGATGTTGGCAGCCTTAGTGCAAATTGCCTGCTGGTGTTTGTTGAACTCTGAATGGCATTTACTCTAAAAACACAAGGACCAAACACATTTGCACTTAGCCTGTGGACACTCATTATCTAGTAACTGCAAACTCAGATCTcaaaagactaaaaaaaaaaagactaaagcCCTGACATGCTCATCACACATCACctaacagaagaaaaaccacCTCAAGTCTTGCAGCTGAGGTCTTCAAATGAGTGTCCCTATCCATGTGAGTAACAATGAACTTGTGAAAAAGGGTGCAGTCCAAAGAGTGATTCTTTGCTGACATGGTTCAGCTTGAGGCACATTACCTTCAACCTCTACCACCAATGATGGAAGAAAATTCATGTCTATAGCACACAACTTCTAACAATGGTGATATTTAAAAGTTTACCTGCTATTATTAGTGACAGGAGTTTTTATAATCACTTGCAAAAAGTCATTGCATTTACTAGTGAGACAACCAAAAATCTTGATTTCTCTATAGACGTGGCTAGTAAATAAACCTTCTTCTGTACATCACTGTATAAAATACACAGTAAACCCCGAAGTTTTAGCACAATGTGGCAATTatgtttctgtaaaatatttgcGCCCTCTGAATAAAACACTCAGAATTTCAAGAACTGACTGCATTTGAGCACTTGACCAAAAAATGCCTGTTCTTAGGCTACTGAACTCGAGTACATTGGCTTAACTTTGGACATACAGAAGGAAGATtgctaatagaaaaaaaaaagcttttgctaTTTACATGAAATTCTGCTTGTTAGTAAGTCCATTTTAACAATCAATGGGGTTTAGTTGttaaaacaaacaggaaagagTTCTTGTTTATTCCTTCAGAACAGGTTTAGAGCAGAACCCCGACTTGGAGAGACTGCCCCACCAAGGGCAGGACGCCCCTTCTCTTTACCAGGGCTCTCAGCGCCTGAGGCAGCACGACAGCCGCAGGGCATGAGCCAACATCACCCCTGaccaagcagaaagagcagAGCTATCCCAAACCGAGAGGGAGCAGCATTCCTCATACCAATTTTCACAAGATCCCATCTTCTCCCCGCCCCATCCTTCCCTCCCAACTGAAGCGCCGCAGGCCAGGACCGGCACCCCCGCCTCAGTCGGGCATCACACCCCCCCCCACGCCGGGGCCGCTGCCCGCTGCCCGCTGCCCGCTGCCCCCGCTCCCGGCGGGGCCCCAGCCCGGCCAGCTCAGACCCCCGGAGCCGCCCCTCGCACTGGCGGCGCTCACCGTGTCTTTATCCTGGcgctttttccctccctccatggctgcggcggcggcggtccCGCTGGGCGGCGTGCGGCGGCCCGGGCCCTGCCCGCGAGCCGGCCGTGACGCGACGCGCGCGGGCAGCGGTAACGGAGCCGGCGGCGGCCATGGCGGAGCggaggcgccgggccgggccccgggAAAgggcggggaggggaggggacagccctgccttgCCCCGcttctggcagtgccagcccgcTCTCCCTGCAAAGGTCACCGCCCCGTGCCTGGCCCGTGTTACAGAAGTGACGGCAGTAAAGGGTAACAGCGGTCGGGCAGGTTTTGCTCTGGCCTTCTGTCTCTGACAGAGAAACGGCGAACGGGAAGCGGAAGAGACACAAATTAAGATGGATTGAATGATATGTCTTCGGAACATTgtagatttttaaatttctttttctttaaatagcaGGTAGGTACTCCAGATGGCAGCTAATAGCGGTTTCCAATGGGAACTGTTACCCTTGCTTAGTGCTGACAGCTatgtaaatatttcttctctccttGAAGCTATGGATTCAGAAATTACATATGTGAGGGTAAATTCTGCCACCTAATTagagaggaaaaatgtttttaatttaactttaatggtatatttttcattattattagtTCTGGTACTTCATTATCAAACAATTTCTTATCTATCTAATGAATGAAGAAGTGTGACTCTTTTAACTAAATCAGAAGCATTTTCATCCTTGTTAACGTGGCACAGTTTTATctgtgcaatttttaaaatttaaatgtgtGCTTCTGAATCAGTCCATTTTTCTGTTTACACTAATGTGAAAATAGCATGAATGCTTAAATTACACTAACATTGCTACAGAATTCACATGTTcttcccctgcctccctccaaGGATCTTGCTGGTTTTAAGGACTGATGCTCTTGGTTTACTTGAAGTAGCATCAGTTTCTCTGCAAGCTCAGATTAGGCAGAAAATTTATGTATAAACCAGGATATTTTGCTTCAGTCTATCTTGTCACAGTTTCACTAGATATAACCATTCTGAAATTCACCCTCCTGACCTTGTGAAAACAGAGCAATGCTTTCCCCCAGTTTTATGAAGGTAGTTCTGGTTGAGAGTTCCTTTCATCAAGTATGTGAATGAAACTTGCATTGCAAACCCAAACAGCTTGTTTACAGACAGTGTATTACTGCCTGTGTAGCTGTGCTGATGGGTATGTTCTAGTAGATTTTGTTCTCGTGTGCTTTCTGGCTTTCTTGTTACAAGgattctttttgtgtgtgtgtgtgtgtgttttttctaGATGGCATTGCCAGACTCGGTCACTACTTGCCTTTCTCAACCGGTGCACTATGTGATTTGCAAACTTGGATTTGAGAAGAAAGACACCTATGATATTGATAATATTTTATCTGGAAACGGGGAAGTTTGTTGGCCAGCTGTTACAGAGCATGTGTGTTACCTTGAATCAGGTTGGTGTTTACCTGCTGTAGTAGTGATGCATGTAAGACTGATGCAGAATTTCAGTACAGCTCATAGCAATTCTAGCTGAGTTGTGACAGTTTGTTACAGTACAGCATTAGCTCTGTGGCAGATTAGACTATGTAGAGTTCATATCTACAAAGAGCTTTAAATTTTTCATCTGCATTTGGTATTTGGCTTTTGCTGGCTCCTAAGGTTTGTGTCATCTGTGCTACCTAAGTAGCTCCTACTTTGCCATCATCTTGGTTCCCAGCTTTATGTGCCTGTAACATAAGGGGTTCAGTTCTGCTTCTCTCCGACCCCATGattgttttgttctgtgttcTTTATATTCCTTTTGTGCTAAATTTAAAAGCCTGGGGCCATCAATATTGCTACTGTTGCTTCTGTTTGTGTTTCCCAGCTTTCGGTTGTACAGAAGTACAGTCCTGTTTCACTTCTATGTGGAATAGTTTGTAGTTGTTTTTTAACcaaaacaaagtatttatgTCCTGATGAATTAATAGAATTTTAATTTGCCAAATTCCATCATGCAAGCTCTGTTATTACTTTCCAGAGGTGGTAGAAATAGCTTTCAGTAAACcataagaatttgttttcctatAAAAAGTGTCCCATCAAAAAGAGGCAGTGATACCACTCT
This window contains:
- the DYNLT2 gene encoding dynein light chain Tctex-type protein 2 gives rise to the protein MEGGKKRQDKDTSKGKKPQDASGTAPTEGKAKSKSRNTYRLEPRTKVQDGLLQDKAQAILTNKLQEATYDGASSPFLCASISEEILNAVKELDYDRYKYVVSVLIVEKANQAMIVASRCLWDAQRDTWVSAKCETDTFIALALVMACYYD